The Hevea brasiliensis isolate MT/VB/25A 57/8 chromosome 1, ASM3005281v1, whole genome shotgun sequence genome has a window encoding:
- the LOC110635695 gene encoding wall-associated receptor kinase-like 8, with translation MIVKLVRQVSFSLALLLSIELAIAAPPMSKPNCKDHCGNISIPYPFGMGVGCYFDEWFEIKCNESARPPRAFISRIKMEVLSIDIMGFATVKSPIISYNCPGREGDGPINLTGSPFYIYRGNLFIAVGCNTRALLTDEPLLRAGCESRCHGQKDIDWGEMLPKLSTIDSDGMFYTGSDCNGTDCCRIKLTSKTQVFNPILKAIDGNRSTDGCKMAFLGVDGTLDFSFVQFPMLLYWTINSPLMKAVDGETFSCWNYTVIESGISCQCKEGYEGNPYIGCTDIDECKTEEHRCWRLAGCVNTYGSYKCVLEPKWIIIIGICVGVPVMFVLILGTRWLYKSAQKRKKIKQREKLFKRMLHQQICSSQGNVETAKIFSLKELKKATDHFNVNRIIGQGGQGTVYKGMLVDGRIVAVKKSKIVDEAKLEQFVNEVVILSQINHRNVVKLFGCCLETEVPMLVYEFISNGTLSRYLHDQDEEFPFLWAKRLQIAIEISGALSYLHSAAPVPIFHRDIKSTNILLDEKFRAKVSDFGISRSVAIGQTHLTTNVHGTFGYLDPEYFRSSQFTEKSDVYSFGVVLVELLTGREPIYSEKSEEVISLAASFLEMMENNKLFDIIDPLIIEQLSIKEEIMVVANLARRCLNIDAKKRPTMRQVTMELEAIWFSNEDACVEENMEENELQLQDISAASTSTCSSFAADGTLTIDIKPLVSRSTW, from the exons GCTTTTATAAGTAGAATAAAAATGGAGGTACTCAGTATTGATATTATGGGCTTCGCTACCGTCAAAAGTCCAATAATATCCTACAACTGTCCCGGTAGGGAGGGTGATGGGCCTATCAACTTGACAGGAAGTCCTTTCTATATCTACCGTGGGAACTTATTCATTGCAGTAGGTTGCAACACCCGTGCTTTGTTGACGGATGAGCCGCTCCTACGCGCTGGGTGTGAGTCAAGATGCCATGGCCAGAAGGACATTGATTGGGGAGAAATGCTtcctaaactttcaacaattgatTCCGACGGAATGTTTTACACAGGGAGCGATTGTAATGGTACCGATTGCTGTCGCATTAAACTAACTTCAAAAACTCAGGTTTTTAATCCAATTTTAAAGGCTATAGATGGGAATCGAAGCACAGATGGTTGCAAGATGGCATTTTTGGGTGTTGACGGGACACTAGATTTTTCCTTTGTCCAGTTTCCGATGTTGCTATATTGGACGATCAATTCCCCCCTAATGAAAGCTGTTGACGGGGAAACCTTCTCTTGCTGGAACTACACAGTCATTGAGTCAGGAATCTCTTGTCAATGCAAAGAAGGGTATGAGGGAAATCCTTACATTGGATGCACAG ATATCGATGAATGTAAAACGGAAGAGCATCGTTGTTGGAGATTAGCAGGATGCGTGAATACTTACGGGTCATATAAATGTGTGCTCGAGCCCAAATGGATTATCATTATAG GCATTTGTGTTGGCGTTCCAGTAATGTTTGTGCTTATACTTGGGACGAGGTGGTTATATAAATCTGCACAGAAAAGAAAGAAGATCAAGCAGAGGGAAAAGTTATTCAAGAGAATGTTACACCAACAAATATGTTCAAGCCAAGGCAATGTTGAGACGGCTAAAATATTCAGTTTAAAAGAGTTGAAAAAGGCAACCGATCACTTTAATGTGAATAGAATTATAGGCCAAGGTGGCCAAGGTACTGTTTATAAAGGAATGTTGGTGGACGGAAGAATTGTTGCAGTTAAAAAATCCAAGATAGTAGATGAAGCAAAACTTGAACAATTCGTTAATGAAGTTGTCATTTTATCACAAATTAATCATAGGAATGTGGTAAAACTATTTGGATGTTGCTTAGAGACAGAGGTTCCTATGCTTGTTTATGAATTCATCTCTAATGGAACACTTTCTCGGTATCTACATGACCAAGATGAGGAATTTCCATTTTTATGGGCAAAGCGTCTGCAAATTGCCATAGAAATTTCAGGAGCACTTTCCTACTTGCATTCAGCAGCTCCTGTACCGATATTTCATAGGGACATCAAGTCGACAAATATACTCTTGGATGAAAAGTTTAGGGCGAAAGTATCAGATTTTGGAATTTCAAGATCAGTTGCAATTGGCCAAACTCACCTTACAACAAATGTACATGGCACTTTTGGGTACTTAGATCCAGAATATTTTCGTTCAAGTCAATTTACAGAGAAAAGTGATGTTTATAGTTTTGGTGTAGTGCTTGTTGAGCTGCTGACTGGACGAGAACCAATTTATTCGGAAAAGTCCGAAGAAGTAATTAGTTTAGCAGCAAGTTTTTTGGAAATGATGGAAAATAATAAACTTTTTGACATAATTGACCCTCTAATTATAGAGCAATTATCCATTAAAGAAGAAATCATGGTTGTTGCTAACCTTGCAAGGAGATGCTTGAACATTGATGCAAAGAAACGACCTACAATGAGACAAGTGACAATGGAGTTGGAGGCAATCTGGTTTTCAAATGAAGATGCATGTGTTGAAGAAAACATGGAAGAAAATGAATTACAGCTCCAGGATATTTCTGCTGCATCTACTTCAACATGCTCAAGTTTTGCTGCCGATGGGACTTTAACAATCGACATTAAACCATTGGTTTCTAGAAGTACTTGGTAA